From Candidatus Neomarinimicrobiota bacterium:
GGCTACCACTCGGTGGTCTGGAACGGCAAGAACGCGGCCGGGGCGGAGCTCCCCAGCGGGCTCTACATCGCCCGGCTCAACACGGCCAGGTTCAGCAAGTCCATCAAGATGGTACTTCTAAAATAGAGCACCCCTTTGCCTCGCCGGAGGCGGGCCCCCCGCGTCAAACCCCGCCCTTCCCTGCACGCCGCAGCCGGCCTACCTTCCATCCCAGTTCTTTGACATTTCACCCCGGCGTAGGCGGTGGTCGGCTCACCGCTGGACTGCCCCGGCCCGGCTCGCCGTAGGCTTCACCGAGGCCCTCTACGTTGACGGAGAGGGGCGCCCCCCTCTGCTCTCGTTGTGAGCGTAGCGTGGCCGTCTCGCCTGCCATTGCCCCGCCAGCGGCGGAGGTTCTCGCCGCGCGCAACTTGTCCCGTCCCGAATCCCGAAGCTTCGGGACGGGAATCGGGAGGTTTCGGGCCACCTTTGGGCCACCCTTCCCGTCGGTGACAGTGACCCAAGGCAGGGGGGGAGGGGGTCATGCGTATCGGTTCCCACATCCAACATCCGGCACCCGGTAACTCGTAACTGGTAACCCGTATCCCGCTACCTTGAGCCCCTACTTCCTCAGCCCCGACTTGGCGAAGCGGGATGCCGGGATGGCCTGGTCGAACACGATCTCATCCACGATCCACTCGGTGCCCCGGCTGTTGCGCTTCAGCTCGTCGCGGAACACCCATACCCGGGGGTACCAGCGGCCCTGCACCCGCATCACCTCTTTCGCGCTGGCCGACTTGAGCAGCTGGCCGCTCTTAGCGTAGAGCTCCTCCCGGAGCGGCACGTAGCGCTCCTTGTCCACCCACGCCCTGCGCCGGTGGTAGGTCTGCCCTTCCCGGCGGGCCGTGAGGGTCAGGATCCAGCAGTCCCGGTCGCCAATCATCTCCGAGCCTTCCACCTTGCCCTCGTAGGCGTCCAGGAAGGATTCGTCCTCCATCATGTCCGCGTAGGACAGGTCAGAGCCCATCACGGACTGCCGCAGCATATGGCCGGAAATCTGGATGATGCGGTCGGTCTGCGGCGAGTAGGTCCATAGCCGGTCGCCCAGCTTCAGCATCTTGGTGCCCTTTTCCCTGGCCGGGGAGAGGTACTCGGTGAACGCCTTGTCGGTGCCCTGCACCCAGCTGCGGGAAGCGATGGTACGGCTTTTCCTGCGGCCGTGCACCACCATCCGGCTGGTGAAGATTTGGGTCTTGCTGGTGAGGTTGGCGTCCATGGCCTCGATAAGCGCCGCAGCTGTGGGCGGCTCATCGCTCTGCCCGACCAGTGGGCCGCCGGTCACGAGCCAGGGGGCCAGAACGAGGGTGAGGAATGAAAACCTGGGCATGGATATTCTCCTTGTCTGAAATGATTCTTGAGGGCTACGGCTTGCGCCGGACTACGACTCCAGCATCAGCTCTTTGAAAAGTTCCGACATCTGCCGCTTGTAGATCCCCCTGCCGGCCAGCATGGTTCCCAGCAGGGTCGCCACGACGCCGGGAATAAAGCCGATATAGTAGCAGTCGGGGGTGATCTTGCCCCGCATCACGCCGGAAATGGGCATCTCGTAGTCCTCCAGCAGAGTGGTGTAGTCGATGCCTACCTCCTGCAGATAGTAGACCACCAGCAGGCCCAGGATCGTCCCCACCACGCTGGCGGCAATACCCACCAGCAGCGACTCCCCCAACATGGTCCAGTACACGTGACCTTTAGTCTCACCCATGGCCAGCCGCACGCCGAATTCACCGTACCGTCGCAGTCCATTCATGAGGCCCAGGTTCCACAGCAGCACCACCACGATGAACATGAAAATGAGAATGATCACCAGCGTCGCGCCTTTGCTGAAGTCCACAATCTGCCCCAGGCTGTTTTGCGCCCTCAGCGGTTGCATCATCAGGCTGAACTCGTCCTCGGGATCGGCCTGCGACCCGTTGAAGGCCGCGCTCAGGGCGACGCTGCCGGCGTCATCGTAGAACATGTCCTTGTACAGCCCGAAGATTGCCGAGGCGCCGTCTTCCATGTCCAGCGCGGCCCGCGCCCCGGTCAGATCGGCAAGCAGCAGATTCTGGTCAATGCCGCCCACCCCCAACGCCACCGTGCCGACGACGTGGAAGTTGTAGGTGGCAAAACCACCGTGCATGGTAACGCCAACGAAGGTGCCCACCTCCCCCGGTTCGATACCCAGGCGGATGGCAAACCGTTCGCCCAGCAGGACCTCTTCGGCTCTTTCGGGGAGCCGGCCCCGCACCAGCCTGCTATCCAACTCCCACAGCTCCACCTGGCGCGCGCCCGCTTCCGGCGAGAGGAAGTCCACGGCGATGCCGAGCATGGGGCCCTGGGCGCGGGTCTCGCCGGCATCGTCCGGAACATCCAGCAACCCGGCGAACAGAATGCGCGGGTCCCAGTCCATTTCGGGATAATCCGTCGACAACTGCGCCACCAGTGAATCCACGTCCAGCACGGCCAGATCGTTGGGCATGATGTCAGCTTCATCCACCCATGCGCGGGTGGTGACCTTCACATGACCGGTCATCAGCACGGCGCTCTGGTGCAGCATGTCGTCGAATACGCCCGCCATGAAGCCGCGAAACAACACGGCCAGCAGGACGCCCATTACAATGGCGATAAAGCTGAACAGGCTGCGGGAACGATCCCGCAGCACACCTTTGATAAGGAAACGCAGCATCAGTTGGTCCTTCCAGAGAGAGCTTCGGTGGGTTTCAATTTGGCGATCCGCCTTGCGGGCAGATAACTCACGATGGTCACCACGGCGGTCACCAGCACAACTGTCCCCATAAGCAGTCCCAGGGGATAGGCTGGAATCAGCCGCTTGCCAATGACAAACCCCACGGCCTCAGCATCGTAGGGCAGGGGAATGCCGCTGGCCGTGGAGAGCCAGAGCAGGGGGCCACCATAGGCCGCCGCCAGCGCCATCGCCAGCAGACTATGGAATCCGCCCTCGGTGGTGAACAGGGCGATGATCCGGCTCCGGTTCATGCCCAGCGCCATCAGCGTCCCGATCTCCTTTCTCCGGCGGAAAATCGAGAGTGCCTGGGAATTAAAAATACCCATGCCTGCCAGGGCCAGCAAGATTCCATAGAGCGTCCGGGCGTAGGCTTGGTCAGCCTCCACCGCTTGGGTAATATCCCTGGTGAGGTAGTCCACGTCACGGGTGGGCCAGCCACCGGGGTTTTCAAGGACCTCGGCGCCGACGTTGAGCACGACATACGAAGCCTCACCGGCCATGTTGGTCATGCTCTGCAGTCGGTCCAGCGGCACCCAGAACTGCCCCCTGTCCAGTTTGAAGTTCTCGGTGCTCATGATGCTCACCACTTCGGCCTGATCGGCATCGTAGGTACCGCTGTCATCGCGCCACCGGAGTGTGAAGCGATCCCCCCGTTTCAGCCCCGTGGACGCAGCCATGCCGGTACCGATGAGGACGGGGATGGCAGCTCCGGTGTATGCGGCCAAGGCGGCGGTGGGCATGGTCACGGCCTGCTGGCCCGGTGGAATACCGCGAATCATGGCCGGCACCATGCGGCCGTTGGGGTAGGCCGAGCCCAGGATGACCAGCACGGGTGTGGCCTGTCCCACGGCCACCTGGGCAGACACCGGGCCCGGCGGCGAGCCGTGGCTTTCATCCAGGCTCAGGGGGTCTCTGGGATCGTAGGCCGGATGCCAGTATGCGCCCCCCGCGATTTCCGTGTCGATGATGACCCGGCGGGCGTGCTCGATCATGCCCTTGTACATGCCGCTGGAAAAAATAATCATCACGAAGGACAGGGACGTGACAAAGACGTTCAGCCAGGTTCGGAGACCCGCCCCGATAAGATTGCGCAGTGCCAGCTTGATGAGCATCGGTCAGCCCTGCGCAGCCCGGCCGCTGAGGGCCTCGGTGGGCTTCATCGTGGATATCTTCCGTGCCGGTATGTAGCTCACGACTGTAACCAGAGCCGCCACCAGGAGCGTAGTGCCCAGGATCAGGCCGGGGCCATAGACCGGGAACAGGCGCTGCCCAATGACCAGTCCGAAATCGGCCGGGTTGTAGGGTAGCGGCATGCCCTTCACGGCAATGAGAATCAATAAGGGCGCACCGTAGGCAACCCCCAAAGCCATGGCCAGGACGCTGTGCAGCCCGCCTTCCACGGTGAACAGTCCCACCACCCGGCCGCGGGACATCCCTAAGGCCATGAGCGTACCGATCTCCTTGCGGCGGCGGAAGATGGAGAGCACCTGGGAGTTGAAGATTCCCAGGCCGGCCATGGTAAGCAGGATGAAATACAGTATCCGCGCACTGGACTCCTTCGACTTGGCCATCGCGATATAATCCTTGAGCAGATAGTTCACGTCCCTGGCGCGCCAGTCGCCGGTTTCCGCCAGTAGCGGCACGCCCTGGCCTACGATGGCGAAGGTGGCTTCAGCGGGCATGTCCACCATGCGCCGGAGGTGCTCCAGCGGCACCCAGATCTGACCCTTGTCCACCAGCATATTTTCAACCTGCATGATGGCCACCACCTCGGCCTCCCGGGCGTCATAGGTCCCGTGGGCGTCCCGCCAGCGCAAGGTAAAAGTATCGTGCTCGCGCAGTTGGGTGGATCGCGCCATGGCGCCGCCCAGCAGCACCGGAAGCGCCGTGCCCCCATACCCCTGCAGCGTATAGGACGGCAGGTCTACCACGCGCTGCTCCGGCGGCAACCCCTTGATGACCACGGGGGACATGCGGCCTGCGGGGTACATGGCCCCCTGGACGACCAGCACGGGCATGGATTCACCGGCAGCCACCTGCCTGGCGATAGGAGCGGGCAAGGGCCCGTGGCTCTCATCCCAGGCCAGGGGATCTTTCGGGTCGTATCGGGGGTGCCAGTACGCACCGCCGGCCACCTCCGTATCCATCCTGATTCGCTTGGCGCTCTCGATGATGCCCTTGTACAGACCCGTCATGAAAATGATGGCGAAAAAGGACAGGGAGGTGACAAAGACGTTCAGCCAGGTTCGCATCCCGGCACCCAGCAGGTTTTTCAGCGCCAACTTCAGCATCAGCATCTTACTGCTCCTGCAGATGGGGCGGGCTCTCGACGATCTCCTCGCGGTCGAGCTTGCCATCCACCAGGTGGACAATCCGGCTCAAGTAGCCCATGACCTTTTCGTCGTGCGTGGCGAATATGAAGGTGGTGGACAGCTCCCGGTTGAGTTTGGCCAGAATACCCATGACATTGTGCGAGTTGGCGGCATCCAGGTTAGCCGTGGGCTCATCGGCGATGACCAGCCGGGGACGCTTGACGATGGCCCGGGCGATGGCTACCCGCTGGCTCTCCCCGCCGCTGAGCTGGGCGGGTCGGGATTCGGCCTTATCGCTGAGGCCAACCCACTCCATGGCCTCGTTCACGGCCCGCTTACGGTCGTCCACAGGCATATCCA
This genomic window contains:
- a CDS encoding FtsX-like permease family protein, with translation MLIKLALRNLIGAGLRTWLNVFVTSLSFVMIIFSSGMYKGMIEHARRVIIDTEIAGGAYWHPAYDPRDPLSLDESHGSPPGPVSAQVAVGQATPVLVILGSAYPNGRMVPAMIRGIPPGQQAVTMPTAALAAYTGAAIPVLIGTGMAASTGLKRGDRFTLRWRDDSGTYDADQAEVVSIMSTENFKLDRGQFWVPLDRLQSMTNMAGEASYVVLNVGAEVLENPGGWPTRDVDYLTRDITQAVEADQAYARTLYGILLALAGMGIFNSQALSIFRRRKEIGTLMALGMNRSRIIALFTTEGGFHSLLAMALAAAYGGPLLWLSTASGIPLPYDAEAVGFVIGKRLIPAYPLGLLMGTVVLVTAVVTIVSYLPARRIAKLKPTEALSGRTN
- a CDS encoding FtsX-like permease family protein, which gives rise to MLRFLIKGVLRDRSRSLFSFIAIVMGVLLAVLFRGFMAGVFDDMLHQSAVLMTGHVKVTTRAWVDEADIMPNDLAVLDVDSLVAQLSTDYPEMDWDPRILFAGLLDVPDDAGETRAQGPMLGIAVDFLSPEAGARQVELWELDSRLVRGRLPERAEEVLLGERFAIRLGIEPGEVGTFVGVTMHGGFATYNFHVVGTVALGVGGIDQNLLLADLTGARAALDMEDGASAIFGLYKDMFYDDAGSVALSAAFNGSQADPEDEFSLMMQPLRAQNSLGQIVDFSKGATLVIILIFMFIVVVLLWNLGLMNGLRRYGEFGVRLAMGETKGHVYWTMLGESLLVGIAASVVGTILGLLVVYYLQEVGIDYTTLLEDYEMPISGVMRGKITPDCYYIGFIPGVVATLLGTMLAGRGIYKRQMSELFKELMLES
- a CDS encoding ABC transporter permease, producing the protein MLMLKLALKNLLGAGMRTWLNVFVTSLSFFAIIFMTGLYKGIIESAKRIRMDTEVAGGAYWHPRYDPKDPLAWDESHGPLPAPIARQVAAGESMPVLVVQGAMYPAGRMSPVVIKGLPPEQRVVDLPSYTLQGYGGTALPVLLGGAMARSTQLREHDTFTLRWRDAHGTYDAREAEVVAIMQVENMLVDKGQIWVPLEHLRRMVDMPAEATFAIVGQGVPLLAETGDWRARDVNYLLKDYIAMAKSKESSARILYFILLTMAGLGIFNSQVLSIFRRRKEIGTLMALGMSRGRVVGLFTVEGGLHSVLAMALGVAYGAPLLILIAVKGMPLPYNPADFGLVIGQRLFPVYGPGLILGTTLLVAALVTVVSYIPARKISTMKPTEALSGRAAQG
- a CDS encoding outer membrane lipoprotein-sorting protein, with the translated sequence MPRFSFLTLVLAPWLVTGGPLVGQSDEPPTAAALIEAMDANLTSKTQIFTSRMVVHGRRKSRTIASRSWVQGTDKAFTEYLSPAREKGTKMLKLGDRLWTYSPQTDRIIQISGHMLRQSVMGSDLSYADMMEDESFLDAYEGKVEGSEMIGDRDCWILTLTARREGQTYHRRRAWVDKERYVPLREELYAKSGQLLKSASAKEVMRVQGRWYPRVWVFRDELKRNSRGTEWIVDEIVFDQAIPASRFAKSGLRK
- a CDS encoding ABC transporter ATP-binding protein translates to MDNGHIVEIHNLVKRFPVGNGFFTALQDVTLAMATGEFTGLVGPSGSGKTTLLNIMGGLDIPTEGSVTVLDLPLKGQNHKTLANLRRDSIGFIFQTYNLLPVYSVFENIEFPLLLLDMPVDDRKRAVNEAMEWVGLSDKAESRPAQLSGGESQRVAIARAIVKRPRLVIADEPTANLDAANSHNVMGILAKLNRELSTTFIFATHDEKVMGYLSRIVHLVDGKLDREEIVESPPHLQEQ